Genomic DNA from Deltaproteobacteria bacterium:
AAAAGAAGGGAAGATGCAACGCTTTTTCTTTAATCCTTACGGTGATGAAACGGCAAAGGAGTTTCGCCATGTTCAAGCCATTTGAACCCGGCCGTTATGATAGCGCTGTCCTCTTTGGTCCACACTGTTTCAGCTTCCCTGTTTTCTATGTTCAGCGCTTCCACAGAGACCTTCACTTTTTGTTTCCTTGAAAGCTTGCCGCTTTTGAAGAGAAAGGCAAATCCCCCTTCAGAAATATTAATGATCTCTCCCCTGATGAACTCTTCTTCTTTTATCCTTGAAGATAATATCATTCCGTCGGCCCTGAAATCGAAGCGCTTGTGCTTTCTTGTAGATGGCACGGTGTATCCCCTGGAAAGAGGATGATCTTTCTGTGAAATAACTTTCACTATCCTGATAAAATCCCTTTTAGCAAAGGGCTTCTTAAGGTAAGGAATCCCTTCCTTTTCAAAGTAACTTATATGGGAAGGAGAACAATTACTGGTAATAAAGGCGGTTTTTAATGCCAGTGCGGGGAATTTTTTTTTCAGCGCCCGGTGAAATTCGATGCCGTCCATTTGAGGCATTTCAATATC
This window encodes:
- a CDS encoding response regulator; the encoded protein is MESILIVDDDQSLFELYISLVRKCFAHASVTCVLNGVEALKTIEEKDYSIILSDIEMPQMDGIEFHRALKKKFPALALKTAFITSNCSPSHISYFEKEGIPYLKKPFAKRDFIRIVKVISQKDHPLSRGYTVPSTRKHKRFDFRADGMILSSRIKEEEFIRGEIINISEGGFAFLFKSGKLSRKQKVKVSVEALNIENREAETVWTKEDSAIITAGFKWLEHGETPLPFHHRKD